A section of the Leminorella richardii genome encodes:
- a CDS encoding TorD/DmsD family molecular chaperone — MSTSDVYDYLIQRPVGYDVLRRILIEEPTPELLNFLREQDLGVLFPSVADKAFPAALSTIASALSPAPFAAGESAFEDLHWDFTRLFIGPDAPPAPPWESVYVSKDRLLFQHCTHEVKAVYQSFGWQMEEGENEAADHIGYELDFMFQQSQRVASDLSNGVSPDSLTARLRAQRDFLVQHPLAFCDAFCQSVQAHAQTDFYRGVAQLLPLFLKHDAQRLDDALAKESDLNGQQ; from the coding sequence ATGAGCACTTCAGACGTTTACGACTATCTTATTCAGCGCCCGGTTGGCTATGACGTTCTTCGTCGAATTCTGATCGAAGAACCAACGCCTGAGCTGCTGAACTTCCTGCGGGAGCAGGATCTTGGCGTGCTGTTTCCCTCCGTGGCGGATAAGGCTTTCCCTGCGGCGCTGTCGACGATAGCCAGTGCGCTATCGCCAGCACCATTTGCCGCAGGCGAATCGGCATTTGAAGATCTGCATTGGGATTTCACTCGTCTGTTTATCGGCCCTGATGCGCCACCTGCACCGCCTTGGGAATCGGTTTATGTGTCGAAAGACCGACTGCTGTTTCAGCACTGCACCCACGAAGTGAAGGCCGTTTATCAGTCTTTTGGCTGGCAAATGGAAGAGGGCGAAAACGAAGCGGCGGACCACATAGGCTATGAGCTGGACTTTATGTTCCAGCAAAGCCAGCGGGTTGCCAGCGATCTGTCCAATGGAGTCTCACCAGACAGCCTGACGGCACGACTGCGGGCACAGCGCGACTTCCTTGTGCAGCATCCGCTGGCATTTTGTGATGCGTTTTGCCAAAGCGTGCAGGCTCACGCTCAGACAGATTTTTATCGCGGGGTGGCCCAGCTGCTGCCGCTGTTTTTAAAGCACGACGCTCAGCGGCTGGACGACGCGCTGGCAAAGGAAAGCGACCTCAACGGTCAACAATAA